From a region of the Geothrix sp. 21YS21S-2 genome:
- a CDS encoding arylsulfotransferase family protein: protein MGLTRKTFSSCTITFEVLLALAGLYSISCTHEGGSRPAMPIRLVPEISESVASYALVEASLGMPMAISLPDLHLPEGYTDAEILGHGSTIQLNDLAGQEAFTIRIWGESGAERLLSVSTHPPDFPGFTRSTSGPVAPGQIYTTTFDSSVRVNPPGYNLILSETGDPVYFHRLIGYPFNFQKFSYANGVQRYAFAQTITDDLVLLDANFRELRRHKGLQNTWHGTVPADVHDFIFYADDHYVLASTSERIMDLTAFGGKSDSHVKGTIIQEIQDGQVLWEWDSTDYPQFFSTSTDSNDYTNTNPASKPAADYMHFNSMALDPKDNGYILSFRHQDAIIKILPFAPRDSHSLIQIKWVLGGGGNMFTKSSPWNFFHQHMARIVSRSGQSLALSLFDNNNGHYDLSHSSGKVLSLDEDRMTADLIDQYPGSANTVAMGSFQYFGPGECFFGWGTTPRITEISGGQTTFSLEFAKGIACYRAFKIR from the coding sequence ATGGGTTTGACGCGGAAGACGTTCTCGTCTTGTACGATCACATTTGAAGTCTTACTGGCATTGGCGGGACTCTATTCCATCTCCTGCACCCACGAAGGCGGCTCCCGACCGGCCATGCCCATCCGCCTGGTTCCGGAGATCTCAGAATCGGTGGCTTCCTATGCCCTTGTGGAGGCATCGTTGGGCATGCCCATGGCGATCTCCCTTCCCGACCTCCACCTCCCGGAGGGGTATACGGATGCCGAAATTCTTGGGCACGGCAGCACCATCCAGTTGAACGATCTCGCGGGCCAGGAGGCTTTCACCATCAGGATCTGGGGCGAGTCCGGAGCGGAGCGTCTCCTGTCCGTCTCCACGCACCCGCCCGATTTCCCGGGTTTCACCAGGTCCACTTCGGGGCCGGTAGCCCCGGGCCAAATTTATACGACGACCTTCGATTCGAGTGTCAGAGTCAACCCGCCTGGATATAATCTCATTCTCTCTGAGACAGGCGATCCGGTATATTTTCATCGTTTAATTGGCTATCCTTTCAATTTCCAAAAATTCAGTTATGCCAATGGCGTCCAGCGGTATGCCTTCGCCCAGACCATCACGGATGACCTTGTCCTCCTCGATGCAAATTTCAGGGAGTTGCGCAGGCATAAGGGGCTGCAGAATACTTGGCACGGAACCGTTCCCGCCGATGTTCATGATTTCATATTCTATGCCGACGACCACTATGTTTTGGCGTCGACGAGCGAGCGAATAATGGACTTGACCGCATTCGGGGGGAAGAGCGACAGCCATGTCAAAGGCACCATCATCCAGGAGATCCAGGATGGACAAGTGCTCTGGGAGTGGGATTCTACTGATTATCCGCAATTCTTTAGCACCAGCACGGATTCAAATGACTATACCAATACAAACCCCGCCTCCAAGCCTGCGGCCGACTATATGCATTTCAATTCGATGGCCCTTGACCCTAAAGACAACGGCTACATCCTCTCCTTCCGTCATCAGGACGCGATAATCAAGATTCTCCCCTTCGCGCCCAGGGACTCCCATTCCCTGATCCAGATCAAATGGGTGCTTGGCGGTGGCGGGAACATGTTCACGAAATCCTCCCCTTGGAATTTTTTCCACCAGCACATGGCGCGGATCGTTTCCCGATCGGGCCAATCCCTCGCCCTTTCCCTCTTCGACAACAACAATGGACATTATGATTTGAGCCACAGCAGCGGCAAGGTTCTTAGTCTTGACGAGGACCGGATGACGGCTGACCTGATCGACCAGTACCCCGGCAGCGCGAACACGGTCGCCATGGGTTCCTTCCAGTATTTCGGCCCCGGGGAATGTTTCTTCGGCTGGGGCACGACTCCCAGGATTACTGAAATCTCCGGCGGCCAGACCACCTTCTCCCTGGAGTTCGCCAAGGGAATCGCGTGCTATCGAGCCTTTAAGATTCGGTAG
- a CDS encoding glycosyltransferase family 2 protein: MSDSIKFQEPPAQVPQVPLLTIGIPTYNRAGFLKRCLDHIFDQVTPAMAPLVRILVGDNASPDGTEGVVAEYCQRGIEVVYMRHAENLGADGNFMKILETMGDTHYWMLLGDDDWIMPGGLARILDLLSSSSPLGAVFLECRPRHEQFVSHGSTFLLDREAFVKYVNHHLTFISCMIFPKEALRTARQGFEECRGSRIQQLGWVFPQILRADRFGVIGKMIIGAEVGNTGGYGFSTVFVTHFWRIWNRYFVDYPVLTHWVRTNMHLFFYQNFLVEIRTGTGSDFKAEADCKKILEDEFAGEWSYTLYLKPVMCLWPPLARVYFRVCGLVRLLKLWRQGEALKRSLATGAVTRVVPDGPPKA; this comes from the coding sequence ATGAGTGATTCAATAAAATTCCAGGAGCCCCCTGCCCAGGTGCCCCAGGTCCCCTTGCTCACCATCGGAATCCCGACCTACAACCGAGCAGGTTTCCTCAAAAGATGTTTGGACCACATTTTCGATCAGGTGACGCCGGCAATGGCGCCCCTGGTCCGAATCCTCGTCGGTGACAACGCGTCACCCGACGGGACGGAGGGCGTGGTGGCGGAGTACTGCCAGCGTGGAATCGAGGTGGTTTACATGCGGCATGCCGAGAACCTGGGCGCGGACGGCAATTTCATGAAGATCCTGGAGACCATGGGCGATACCCACTACTGGATGCTCCTGGGAGACGACGACTGGATCATGCCCGGGGGGCTCGCCAGGATCCTCGACCTCCTGTCATCCTCCTCACCCCTGGGTGCGGTATTCCTAGAATGCCGCCCGAGGCATGAGCAATTCGTAAGCCATGGCTCAACCTTCCTTCTCGACCGGGAGGCCTTCGTCAAATATGTGAACCACCACCTCACCTTCATCTCCTGCATGATCTTCCCCAAGGAGGCCCTCCGGACTGCCCGCCAGGGCTTCGAGGAGTGCCGTGGTTCACGCATACAGCAGTTGGGGTGGGTCTTCCCCCAGATCTTGAGGGCAGACCGGTTCGGCGTCATTGGCAAGATGATCATCGGAGCCGAGGTAGGGAACACGGGTGGATACGGTTTCTCCACCGTCTTCGTCACCCATTTCTGGAGGATCTGGAATCGGTATTTCGTCGACTACCCAGTGTTGACGCACTGGGTGAGGACCAATATGCATCTCTTTTTCTACCAGAATTTCCTGGTGGAAATCCGGACCGGTACGGGGAGCGACTTCAAGGCGGAAGCCGACTGCAAGAAGATCCTGGAAGATGAATTCGCAGGCGAATGGTCCTATACCCTCTACCTGAAACCGGTCATGTGCCTCTGGCCGCCCCTCGCCCGGGTCTACTTCCGGGTCTGCGGGTTAGTGCGATTGCTCAAACTGTGGCGCCAAGGCGAGGCGCTCAAGCGTTCCCTTGCGACCGGGGCGGTTACCCGGGTGGTTCCGGATGGCCCTCCAAAGGCCTGA